A single window of Aphidius gifuensis isolate YNYX2018 linkage group LG1, ASM1490517v1, whole genome shotgun sequence DNA harbors:
- the LOC122860511 gene encoding AT-rich interactive domain-containing protein 2 isoform X4: MAKILNKDPITYERERDSFLKELHHFHETRGTSFKKAPKISGQNIDLYLLYVLVTAHGGWIKVNTRNEWSLLCEQFHLPVGCVNSGVGLKQIYLRYLDRYEKVHFLGEDGQQADDDDEDSRHRKWSARSLHSVPLTYNHHQHNVAETLRDYNGLSTNLYKPTNYDKLALSLLSPLPNEQDFAINVCTLLSNEGKHTLRFDKYPRLVNMLLAHAGVFDAPGTRQLFIEVYSKVRNYSINSFWSDVIDSHDILDLTNERIFMKKPTKNLNTFSRRKILDKEKDKLKKNSNRKSKLSSNNNNNNNNSNVNNNNNSNSENIQMEIDNDNNTPVDDVVVIGEEEEEVVEEQNNNRINKINLDDQNQNSIKVEDDDMDLFCMGRTLGTQDPYGQRVLQIASILRNLSFTSENAVVLGKNRCFLRFVLLCVRARWSNLHQLGFDILGNIANEIVLKDAGQRITDVIISCITDGINSSDRFVVISCLEILNKLSQQDCNEEVVQFGLTDNVYDIICRFLALSDIALLVYTLECLYALTSLGERPCTSIARVRGAIDTLVALVTVEAQSYGPKACILMRVVETVSTVANNNNITTNNNSTNNNNNNNNNNNSTTTITTNNNNNINNNNNTSSSNNSNSNNNNTSNISNNNTSTTSSSISLSSFTTTSTITNQQQSITQMNTSSTSTIAPVISVSSTASIPSISAISIAAAATPVTSPAPSRPTTPATPLSISKAAAKANEVANSLQQQHAHQQIIQENEQFALGWLRATFELVPNVKIEQEELYKKYLGCCTKIGRRGVIAPLHFPRCVRSVFGGTIGPNPMKGETTGTQYYEGIRVRTNPGTVTYPSQNLITTATTTTTGGTFSSVNNTVAAAASTTTTPLKVHPVPQRKITPTSPLPDSTSYDNSSKKILITTPASPILKAHLSAPPKPTTNISIQPQNPVTKVDSKSQVAQRQQQQRLLQQQLSGGIQPAAPSATLANSPVVQKTPVNSKQKNSSTPARKIQRLNGAKVVVTNNNDKTEVNDNSNSTLAPPPPQLSTVSTMTENHTLNQKIIRPSTIITNKINQRIILAPIIAEDSDSTNNSLASSSGGIGGSRDCSGTGAEEDNNSLTSFEGILLNGAPSNLNIDAQEDSKNILTKESHMQQSIILTDLLEKKLDKEPIINGVLTKNSVNEKLDIPDIKKIIKQEIKNECDSNNIIKQELLIDNKIIKTTTTAATTAATTTLQSRCIKRTKNDNESQIIKKVKYSNGTTSPNLQDTKLNIKSEEIQDDEKVTVSSTAANLYAALAADCIQDELDIDEPIKEEPQQQQQQQQQQISTSMIKEELPTRIINQFQNNQIETAIQTQPQQPQQQQQQQQQLIVTTAPRQIVVQQAMNNQMIISNSQIKQQRPQSQPQVLLQQQPSGQYQYVVSGGVPGQNYVLAQSQTALVQGQPQTVLVAQTTQQQGTGAKTIIILQPQTQQHLQQQQQQHQQQQHQQQQHHQQQQQTQKVVAVTPQGQQVVVTQVPRPLLQSSALGNIPPPLVPTSSPLSQASIIVNNNTLTQHNNGNTMTVTIPGLPHGCSVVNSVSGRVVTPTPASTPPPTRPSTPHQAASTIGIGVKQQVQQQQQQQVQVQVQQIQIQKQVQMQQQVQQQQAQQQVQQQVQQQQQQQQQIPVGKIVKNSTTSTSTSTSTSTDDRDNSKPSTSQINPTDNNNKTFTIKIDPNAFLCEWRGCLKQFKTPQQVYMHVCEIHCPNGSDETLCLWSSCDGLKRRRFSLMTHLWDKHCSAENMILRRKQLTTTGKTEIITNSTPATPNHPGYAPNAAFHAIKRHALDFVNPKELMQRPSKPAATIASSSSPRPGQNPPPEQDDNEGPVTKSIRLTAALILRNLVIYSAHGRRHLKAYEPHLAGVALSNVESSRTIAQVLYDMNEQTNNGSSR, from the exons ATGGCCAAAATCCTTAACAAGGACCCAATTACCTACGAAAGGGAGCGTGACAGCTTCCTCAAAGAATTACATCATTTCCACGAAACAAGAGG aACATCCTTTAAAAAGGCACCAAAAATAAGTGGACAAAACATTGATCTTTATTTGCTTTATGTTCTTGTTACTGCTCATGGAGGATGGATCAAG gtaAATACAAGAAATGAATGGTCATTACTTTGTGAACAATTTCATCTTCCAGTTGGTTGTGTCAATAGTGGTGTTGGTCTCAAGCAAATTTATTTGag gtaTTTGGATAGATATGAAAAAGTACATTTTCTTGGTGAAGATGGACAAcaagctgatgatgatgatgaagattcaCGTCATCGTAAATGGTCAGCAAGATCATTGCATTCAGTACCATTAAcatataatcatcatcaacataatGTTGCTGAAACATTACGTGATTATAAtggtttatcaacaaatttatataaaccaacaaattatgataaattagcACTGTCATTATTATCACCACTTCCAAATGAACAAGATTTTGCAATAAATGTATgtacattattatcaaatgagGGTAAACATACATTAAGATTTGATAAATATCCAAGACTTGTTAATATGTTACTTGCACATGCTGGTGTATTTGATGCACCAGGTACACGTCAACTATTTATTGAAGTTTATTCAAAAGTtagaaattattcaataaattcattttggtCAGATGTTATTGATTCACATGACATATTAGATTTAACAAATGAAcgaatatttatgaaaaaaccaactaaaaatttaaatacattttcaagaagaaaaatattggataaagaaaaagataaattgaaaaaaaatagtaatagaaaatctaaattaagtagtaataataacaataataataataatagtaatgttaataataataataatagtaatagtgaaaatatacaaatggaaattgataatgataataatacacctgttgatgatgttgttgttattggagaggaagaagaagaagtagtagaagaacaaaataataatagaataaataaaataaatttggatgatcaaaatcaaaattcaataaaagttgaagatgatgatatGGATTTATTTTGTATGGGTAGAACACTTGGTACACAAGATCCATATGGACAACGAGTATTACAAATAGCATCAATATTAAGAAATTTAAGTTTTACAAGTGAAAATGCTGTTGTACTTGGTAAAAATCGTTGTTTTTTACGTTTTGTATTACTTTGTGTTAGAGCAAGATGGAGTAATTTACATCAACTTGGTTTTGATATACTTGGTAATATTGCTAATGAAATTGTATTAAAAGATGCTGGTCAAAGAATAACAGATGTTATTATATCATGTATTACAGATGGTATTAATTCATCAGATAGATTTGTTGTAATATCATGTCTTGAAATTCTTAATAAATTAAGCCAACAAGATTGTAATGAAGAAGTTGTACAATTTGGATTAACAGATAATGTTTATGATATAATATGTAGATTTTTAGCATTAAGTGATATTGCATTACTTGTATATACACTTGAATGTTTATATGCATTAACATCACTTGGTGAAAGACCATGTACAAGTATCGCGCGGGTTCGCGGAGCAATTGATACATTAGTTGCTCTTGTTACAGTTGAAGCACAAAGTTATGGTCCAAAAGCTTGTATACTTATGAGAGTTGTTGAAACAGTATCAACAgttgcaaataataataatattaccacCAACAATAATAgtaccaacaacaacaacaacaacaacaacaacaacaatagtactaccaccatcaccaccaacaacaacaacaatattaataataataataatactagtagtagtaataatagtaatagtaataataataatactagtaatattagtaataataatacatcgaCAAcgtcatcatcaatatcattatcatcatttacaacgacatcaacaataacaaatcaacaacaatcaaTTACTCAAATGaatacatcatcaacatcaacaattgCACCAGTTATTTCTGTATCATCAACTGCATCAATACCATCAATATCAGCTATATCTatagcagcagcagcaacaccTGTTACTAGTCCAGCACCATCAAGACCAACAACACCAGCAACACCGTTATCAATATCAAAAGCAGCTGCTAAAGCAAATGAAGTTGCAAATtcattacaacaacaacatgcacatcaacaaataatacaagaaAATGAACAATTTGCTCTTGGTTGGTTAAGAGCAACATTTGAACTTGTACcaaatgttaaaattgaacaagaagaattatataaaaaatatcttggtTGTTGTACTAAAATTGGAAGAAGAGGAGTTATTGCACCACTTCATTTTCCACGTTGTGTTAG atCTGTTTTTGGTGGTACTATTGGACCAAATCCAATGAAAGGTGAAACAACTGGTACTCAATATTATGAAGGAATACGTGTACGTACTAATCCAGGAACAGTAACATATCCGagccaaaatttaataacaacagcaacaacaacaacaactggtGGAACATTTTCAAGTGTCAACAATACAGTAGCAGCAGCAGCATCAACAACGACAACGCCATTAAAGGTGCATCCCGTACCACAACGTAAAATCACACCCACAAGTCCATTACCTGATAGCACATCCTATGATAATtcatccaaaaaaatattaataacaacaccTGCCTCACCAATATTAAAAGCCCACTTATCAGCTCCACCAAAACCAAccacaaatatttcaatacaaCCCCAGAATCCAGTCACCAAGGTTGACTCTAAAAGTCAG GTTGCACAacgtcaacaacaacaaagatTACTTCAACAACAATTGTCAGGTGGTATTCAGCCAGCAGCACCATCAGCAACATTGGCTAATTCTCCAGTTGTACAAAAAACACCTGTTAattcaaagcaaaaaaattcatcaacaccAGCAAGAAAAATACAAAGGCTAAATGGAGCTAAAGTTGTCGTCACAAATAACAATGACaag actGAAGTGAACGACAATTCAAATTCAACACtagcaccaccaccaccacaatTATCAACAGTATCAACAATGACTGAAAATCATacattaaatcaaaaaataatacgtccatcaacaataataacaaataaaataaatcaacgaATAATATTAGCTCCAATAATTGCTGAAGATTCagattcaacaaataattcattagcaTCAAGTAGTGGTGGTATTGGTGGAAGTCGTGATTGTTCTGGTACTGGTGCTGAAGAAGATAATAATTCCCTAACAAGTTTTGAaggtattttattaaatggagcaccaagtaatttaaatattgatgcaCAAGAagattctaaaaatatattaacaaaagaatCTCATATGCAGCAATCAATTATACTTACAGatcttcttgaaaaaaaattagacaaagaaccaataataaatggtgtattaacaaaaaattcagttaatgaaaaattagatattcctgatattaaaaaaattataaaacaagaaattaaaaatgaatgtgattcaaataatattattaaacaagaattattaattgataataaaattattaaaacaacaacaacagcagcaacaacagcagcgACAACAACACTACAATCACGTTGTATTAAAAGaactaaaaatgataatgaaagtcaaataataaaaaaagtaaaatattcaaatggtACAACATCACCAAATTTACaagatacaaaattaaatattaaaagtgaAGAAATacaagatgatgaaaaagtaaCAGTATCATCAACAGCAGCAAATTTATATGCAGCATTAGCTGCTGATTGTATTCAAGATGAACTTGATATTGATGAACCAATTAAAGAAGAAccacaacaacagcaacaacaacaacaacaacaaatttctACATCAATGATAAAAGAAGAATTACCAACAcgtattattaatcaatttcaaaataatcaaattgaaaCAGCAATACAAACTCAACCacaacaaccacaacaacaacaacaacagcaacaacaattaatagtAACAACAGCACCACGTCAAATTGTTGTACAACAAGCAATGaataatcaaatgataatatcaaattcacaaataaaacaacaaagaCCACAATCACAACCACAAGTACTACTTCAACAACAGCCAAGTGGACAATATCAATATGTTGTATCTGGTGGTGTACCAGGACAAAATTATGTATTGGCACAATCACAAACAGCTCTTGTACAAGGACAACCACAAACAGTACTTGTTGCACAAACAACACAACAACAAGGTACAGGTgctaaaacaattataatattacaacCACAAACACAACAGCATcttcaacaacagcaacagcagcatcaacaacagcagcatcaacaacaacaacatcaccaacagcagcagcaaacACAAAAAGTTGTTGCTGTAACACCACAAGGACAACAAGTTGTTGTAACTCAAGTACCAAGACCATTGTTACAAAGCTCAGCACTTGGTAATATACCACCACCACTTGTACCAACATCATCACCATTATCACAAGcatcaattattgttaataataatacattaacACAACATAATAATGGTAATACAATGACTGTTACAATACCAGGATTACCGCATGGTTGTAGTGTTGTTAATAGTGTATCTGGTAGAGTTGTTACACCAACACCAGcatcaacaccaccaccaacaagaCCTTCAACACCTCATCAAGCTGCATCAACAATTGGTATTGGTGTTAAACAACaagtacaacaacaacagcaacaacaagtaCAAGTACAAgtacaacaaatacaaatacaaaagCAAGTACAAATGCAGCAACAAgtccaacaacaacaagcacaacaacaagtacaacaacaagtacaacagcaacagcagcaacaacaacaaattccTGTtggaaaaattgttaaaaattcaacaacatcaacatcaacgtCTACGTCAACGTCGACAGATGATAGAGACAATAGTAAACCATCAACAAGTCAAATAAATCcaacagataataataataaaacttttacaattaaaattgatccAAATGCATTTCTTTGTGAATGGAGAGGttgtttaaaacaatttaaaacaccACAACAAGTTTACATGCATGTTTGTGAAATACATTGTCCAAATGGTAGTGATGAAACACTCTGTTTATGGTCAAGTTGTGATGGTTTAAAAAGACGTAGATTTTCATTAATGACACATTTATGGGATAAACATTGCAGTGCtgaaaatatgattttaagAAGAAAGCAATTAACGACAACTGGAAAAActgaaattattacaaattcaaCACCAGCAACACCAAATCATCCTGGCTATGCTCCAAATGCAGCATTTCATGCTATCAAAAGACACGCATTAGATTTTGTCAATCCAAAAGAATTAATG CAAAGGCCAAGCAAGCCGGCTGCGACTATCGCAAGTTCCTCTTCCCCCCGACCTGGGCAAAATCCTCCACCAGAACAG gaTGATAATGAGGGTCCAGTTACAAAAAGTATTCGTTTAACGGCAGCTTTGATTCTTAGAAATCTAGTCATATACTCTGCCCATGGAAGAAG acACCTGAAAGCATATGAGCCTCATTTAGCTGGTGTTGCATTGAGCAATGTTGAATCTTCAAGAACAATTGCACAAGTTCTTTATGATATGAATGAACAGACAAATAATGGTAGCAGCAGATGA